The sequence CGTGAATGAAAAACTGCTCGCAAAGATACGGGCGCTCAACGAGAAGGGTCACAAAGAAGTCATAAAGACGTGGTCCAGAGCCTCAACCATCTTCCCCGAGATGGTGGGCCACACGATCGCGGTCCATGACGGCCGCAGGCACGTTCCGATCTACATCACCGAGGATATGGTCGGTCACAAGCTGGGAGAGTTCGCTCCGACGAGGACCTTCCGCGGGCATGGGGCCCACACTGAAAGGTCCACGGCGTTGAAGTAAGGTGCCTGTCGAGGCCCGGAGGGGGTGGCAAGCATGGAAGCTCGCGCTGTTGCGCGTTACGTGAGAATAGCTCCGCGAAAGGCTAGGCAGGTCATGGACCTGATACGGGGCAAGAGCGCTTCGGACGCCATGGCGATCTTGAGGTTCACGCCCAAGAAAGGCGCGAGGATCATCATCAAGGTCCTGAAGTCAGCTATGGCGAACGCGGAGCACAACTTCGAAATGAACAAGGACGACCTCTACGTGGCAGAGGCCAGGGTCGATGAAGGCCCTACCATGAAACGTTGGCGGCCGAGGATGCGCGGGATCCCAGTGAGGATCATGAAGCGCACGAGCCACATAACCGTAGTCCTGAAAGAGAAGGAGGGGTGAGGAGTGGGCCACAAGGTTCATCCCCTTGGCCTGAGGCTCGGGATTATCAAGGACTGGTCCGCGAAATGGTATGACAAGAAGGCCTATCGCGAGCTGGTGCACGAGGACCGCGAGATCAGGCAGTTCGTGAAGACCAGGTTCTACAACGCGGGGGTCTCCCGGGTCGAGATCGAGAGG is a genomic window of Bacillota bacterium containing:
- the rpsS gene encoding 30S ribosomal protein S19, translated to MSRSLKKGPYVNEKLLAKIRALNEKGHKEVIKTWSRASTIFPEMVGHTIAVHDGRRHVPIYITEDMVGHKLGEFAPTRTFRGHGAHTERSTALK
- the rplV gene encoding 50S ribosomal protein L22 — protein: MEARAVARYVRIAPRKARQVMDLIRGKSASDAMAILRFTPKKGARIIIKVLKSAMANAEHNFEMNKDDLYVAEARVDEGPTMKRWRPRMRGIPVRIMKRTSHITVVLKEKEG